In a genomic window of Bacteroidetes bacterium SB0662_bin_6:
- the cysN gene encoding sulfate adenylyltransferase subunit CysN: MDLLRFTTAGNVDDGKSTLIGRLLYDSRAIHLDQYEAIERASASQGNGAINLALLTDGLRAEREQGITIDVAYRYFSTAQRKFIIADTPGHIQYTRNMVTGASTAELAIILIDARNGVLQQSRRHGFIASLLQIPHILVAINKMDLVGYSEETYREIVADYREFVRRVDIDDVVFIPISALAGDNVVEQSDQMDWYRGPTILHHLETVKVGEGRNVVDFRFPVQYVIRPNQNFRGYAGRVVSGSIAPGEDIVVLPSGRESRVHSIVYMEDNIQRARAGDSVVITMEDDIDIGRGDMIVRRRNQPQITRSIDADICWMSEQPMQTNRRWILQHTTRNIQAVVGNVIYRMNVDTLHRETADTFRLNDIGRIEFELADPIFVDAYRVNRETGSFILIDPETNNTVAAGMIRGAAQHVPPVGRVATMERPVSPGVVWTELYIPREEREKQQGHQAAVIWLTGLSGSGKSTIARALEKRLFEHGVRTMSIDGDQVRHGLCGDLSFSEADRTENIRRVSEAARLFFEQGSITICALVSPYRQDRAYPRHIIPEKHFFEVHVDCDLEICKDRDPKGLYRKALDNEIPEFTGISAPYEPPENPELLLQTHVLSVEECVDRIIALLVTQGIMKDMS, encoded by the coding sequence ATGGATTTACTACGATTTACCACAGCAGGCAATGTAGACGACGGCAAATCGACGCTGATCGGCCGCCTCCTCTACGATTCGCGAGCCATTCACCTGGATCAATACGAAGCCATTGAGCGCGCCAGTGCAAGCCAGGGCAACGGCGCAATCAATCTGGCCTTGCTCACAGACGGACTGCGCGCAGAGCGCGAGCAAGGGATCACTATCGACGTGGCATACCGGTATTTTTCCACCGCGCAGCGAAAATTCATCATTGCCGATACACCGGGACATATCCAGTATACACGCAATATGGTAACCGGGGCATCGACCGCCGAACTGGCTATCATTCTGATCGATGCACGTAATGGCGTATTGCAACAATCACGCCGGCACGGATTCATTGCTTCGTTGCTCCAGATTCCCCACATACTGGTGGCGATCAATAAAATGGATCTCGTGGGGTACTCCGAAGAAACATATCGGGAAATCGTCGCCGACTACAGGGAATTCGTCCGGAGAGTAGATATCGACGATGTCGTTTTCATCCCCATTTCCGCACTGGCGGGGGACAATGTCGTCGAACAAAGCGATCAGATGGACTGGTACAGGGGACCGACCATTCTGCACCACCTTGAAACGGTAAAGGTGGGCGAAGGACGTAACGTGGTCGATTTCCGGTTCCCGGTGCAATACGTAATACGCCCGAACCAGAATTTTCGCGGGTATGCGGGGCGCGTCGTATCGGGGTCCATTGCGCCGGGCGAGGACATCGTCGTGCTTCCGTCCGGTCGGGAAAGCCGTGTGCATTCCATCGTCTATATGGAGGACAATATTCAACGGGCCCGCGCAGGCGATTCGGTCGTAATTACGATGGAAGACGACATCGATATCGGGCGTGGAGACATGATCGTCCGGCGCCGCAACCAGCCCCAGATCACTCGCAGTATCGACGCCGATATATGCTGGATGAGCGAGCAGCCGATGCAAACGAATCGGCGATGGATTCTTCAGCATACCACCCGAAACATTCAGGCAGTCGTCGGTAATGTGATCTATCGCATGAATGTCGATACACTCCATCGCGAAACAGCAGACACCTTCCGTCTGAACGACATCGGACGAATCGAATTTGAATTGGCCGACCCGATTTTCGTCGATGCGTATCGGGTCAACCGGGAAACCGGAAGTTTCATCCTGATAGATCCGGAAACCAACAATACAGTGGCTGCCGGCATGATCCGTGGCGCAGCGCAGCACGTTCCGCCGGTCGGACGCGTTGCTACCATGGAACGTCCTGTTTCCCCGGGGGTCGTGTGGACCGAATTGTACATTCCGAGGGAAGAACGCGAAAAACAACAGGGACACCAGGCCGCAGTAATCTGGCTGACAGGACTTTCCGGATCAGGCAAATCGACCATTGCACGAGCGCTGGAAAAACGTCTCTTCGAGCATGGTGTGCGTACCATGTCGATCGACGGCGACCAGGTACGTCACGGGCTGTGTGGCGATCTGAGTTTCTCCGAGGCGGATCGGACCGAAAACATTCGCCGCGTCAGCGAAGCGGCCCGATTGTTCTTCGAACAGGGCAGCATTACCATCTGCGCTCTCGTATCACCTTACCGGCAAGATCGCGCGTACCCCAGGCACATCATTCCGGAAAAACATTTCTTTGAAGTGCACGTGGATTGCGACCTCGAGATATGCAAGGATCGCGATCCGAAAGGATTATACAGGAAAGCGCTCGACAACGAAATTCCCGAATTCACGGGCATTTCGGCGCCGTACGAACCCCCGGAAAATCCGGAACTGCTACTACAGACCCATGTCCTGTCCGTAGAGGAATGCGTCGACCGGATCATTGCCCTGCTCGTAACGCAAGGCATCATGAAGGACATGTCATAG
- a CDS encoding NTP transferase domain-containing protein, which translates to MKLIIPMAGRGTRVRPHSHVTPKPLLPVKGRSMVERIVDTFNRVLPVRLNEGVFVLGPDFGKNVYEMLREICIRHDMRPKFAVQETAEGTAHAVDAAREYLQGPGVVAFADTVFDMDADLDFKDADVVAMVKHVEDPSRFGVAVREGDRVVELVEKPSEPISTEALVGIYYVRELRELQGAIEGIIADNLRGKGGEFQLTDAFDRMIKRGDAFTTASVTEWLDCGTVSALMETTRRLLEKEDAGTFQGDVENSIIIPPVYIGPDARVVDSVVGPYVSIEAGADVRRSVIEQSIVFAHAVVRGAVLADSLIGGYAHVHPGAQVLNIGDHAEITPIPPGAP; encoded by the coding sequence ATGAAGCTCATTATTCCCATGGCGGGGCGGGGTACGCGCGTTCGCCCCCATTCGCATGTTACGCCCAAGCCCCTGCTTCCCGTAAAGGGGCGTAGTATGGTGGAGAGAATAGTGGATACGTTCAATCGCGTGTTGCCCGTACGTCTGAATGAAGGGGTTTTTGTGCTCGGGCCGGATTTCGGAAAAAATGTGTATGAAATGCTGCGGGAGATATGCATCCGGCACGATATGCGTCCCAAATTTGCCGTACAGGAGACCGCGGAAGGCACGGCCCATGCGGTGGACGCAGCCCGGGAGTATTTGCAAGGCCCTGGCGTCGTGGCCTTTGCGGATACGGTTTTCGACATGGATGCGGACCTTGATTTCAAGGATGCCGATGTGGTCGCTATGGTGAAACATGTTGAGGACCCCAGCCGATTCGGAGTGGCGGTACGGGAGGGTGATCGGGTTGTGGAACTGGTTGAAAAACCATCCGAACCCATATCTACCGAGGCGCTTGTCGGCATCTATTATGTACGTGAGCTCAGGGAACTTCAGGGGGCGATCGAAGGGATTATCGCCGATAATCTGCGCGGAAAGGGAGGGGAGTTTCAGCTGACCGATGCATTTGATCGCATGATAAAGCGCGGCGATGCCTTTACGACAGCCTCTGTAACGGAATGGCTCGACTGCGGCACCGTATCCGCGCTCATGGAGACGACCCGGCGTCTTCTTGAAAAGGAAGACGCAGGCACATTCCAGGGGGATGTGGAAAACAGTATCATCATTCCCCCTGTATATATCGGGCCGGATGCGCGCGTCGTCGATTCTGTGGTGGGCCCTTATGTTTCAATTGAGGCGGGTGCTGATGTACGCCGCTCCGTCATTGAGCAATCTATTGTATTTGCCCATGCAGTGGTGCGGGGTGCGGTGCTGGCGGATTCACTTATCGGCGGATATGCCCATGTGCATCCGGGCGCACAGGTACTGAACATCGGCGATCATGCGGAGATAACCCCTATTCCTCCGGGCGCGCCCTGA
- the cysD gene encoding sulfate adenylyltransferase subunit CysD → MQNIHLERLESEAIYIMRETAAQFERPCLMFSGGKDSLVMVHLARKAFWPAPIPFPLLHVDTGHNFPETLELRDRLVKNIGAKLIVRTVQESIDRGRVQEEEGPNASRNMLQITTLLDALEELKVDGALGGARRDEEKARAKERFFSHRDSFGQWDPKNQRPELWHIFNGRKRPGEHFRIFPLSNWTELDIWGYVLMESIEIPSMYFAHEREIVDRNGVLLAKCDYISLLHGETWEQETIRFRTVGDMTCTGAIRSTAATLEEIIEEVGSARVTERGARADDMRSEAAMEDRKKQGYF, encoded by the coding sequence TTGCAAAATATTCATCTCGAACGGCTGGAGTCCGAAGCCATATACATCATGCGTGAAACGGCCGCACAATTCGAACGGCCATGCCTGATGTTCTCGGGTGGTAAGGATTCTCTCGTCATGGTGCACCTCGCCCGGAAAGCGTTCTGGCCAGCGCCTATTCCGTTCCCCCTCTTACATGTGGACACCGGGCACAATTTCCCGGAAACGCTTGAACTGCGAGACAGGCTGGTAAAAAATATCGGCGCGAAATTGATCGTCCGAACCGTACAGGAATCCATAGACCGGGGGCGTGTCCAGGAAGAAGAGGGGCCGAACGCAAGCCGCAACATGCTGCAAATAACCACCCTGCTCGATGCGCTGGAAGAACTCAAGGTGGACGGTGCTCTCGGCGGTGCACGGCGCGACGAGGAAAAGGCCCGCGCCAAGGAGCGTTTCTTCTCGCACCGGGACAGTTTTGGGCAATGGGATCCCAAGAACCAGCGCCCGGAACTGTGGCATATTTTCAATGGAAGAAAGCGTCCTGGAGAGCATTTCAGAATTTTCCCATTGAGCAACTGGACGGAACTGGACATATGGGGGTACGTCCTCATGGAAAGCATTGAGATTCCGTCCATGTACTTCGCCCATGAACGCGAAATTGTAGACCGGAACGGTGTGCTTCTCGCAAAATGTGACTATATCTCTTTGCTCCATGGCGAAACCTGGGAACAGGAAACGATCCGTTTTCGGACCGTGGGCGACATGACATGCACAGGTGCAATCCGGTCCACCGCTGCAACATTGGAAGAAATCATTGAGGAGGTTGGATCAGCTCGCGTCACCGAACGCGGAGCACGCGCCGACGACATGCGCTCGGAGGCTGCAATGGAGGACCGCAAAAAACAAGGCTATTTCTAA
- a CDS encoding D-glycerate dehydrogenase, whose product MRIVVTRPLPSGGLHLLNGHEIVQHEFSVGGPDEDQLIDIAQGADALITLLSDPVTDRVLSACPGIKVVAQYAVGYDNIDLEAARTRGVVVTNTPGVLTEATADMAFALLLAAARNVVPADRYVRAGEFSRWEADLMLGADLSGGMIGIVGLGRIGAAVARRAIGFGMRVCYHNRSPANPSVEQKLGARLVSMNTLLEISDVVSLHCSLNESSQGLIGREALARMKPSAILVNTARGAVVDEEALVDALRNRTIRAAGLDVFEDEPSVHPGLFDLDNVVMAPHLGSATHATRLRMAEMCAEAVQAVLSGARHIPYRVV is encoded by the coding sequence ATGCGCATCGTTGTAACGCGACCGTTGCCTTCAGGGGGGCTGCATCTGCTGAATGGCCACGAGATTGTCCAGCATGAGTTTTCCGTCGGCGGTCCGGATGAGGACCAGTTGATCGATATTGCCCAGGGGGCTGATGCACTGATCACGCTATTGTCGGATCCGGTGACCGACCGGGTATTGAGCGCCTGCCCCGGGATTAAGGTGGTCGCACAGTATGCGGTGGGGTACGACAATATTGATCTGGAAGCGGCGCGCACCAGGGGAGTCGTTGTTACGAATACTCCGGGTGTACTCACCGAAGCCACAGCGGATATGGCGTTTGCGTTGCTTCTGGCAGCAGCACGGAATGTGGTGCCGGCAGACCGGTATGTACGAGCCGGGGAGTTTTCAAGGTGGGAAGCGGATCTCATGCTGGGCGCTGATCTGAGTGGTGGTATGATAGGTATCGTGGGCCTGGGTAGAATCGGGGCTGCCGTGGCGCGCCGCGCTATAGGTTTCGGAATGCGTGTATGCTACCACAATCGTTCCCCCGCTAATCCGTCCGTGGAGCAGAAACTGGGCGCCCGTCTTGTTTCCATGAATACGCTTTTGGAAATCAGCGATGTGGTTTCCTTGCATTGCAGCCTCAATGAATCCAGCCAGGGTCTCATCGGGCGCGAGGCGCTTGCGCGTATGAAGCCGTCCGCCATCCTGGTGAATACGGCGCGTGGCGCCGTGGTGGATGAAGAAGCCCTTGTCGATGCGCTTCGCAACCGCACGATTCGGGCGGCGGGCCTGGATGTATTCGAGGATGAACCTTCGGTACATCCGGGGCTTTTCGATCTCGACAATGTGGTGATGGCGCCGCATCTTGGGAGCGCAACGCATGCGACGCGTTTGAGAATGGCGGAAATGTGCGCTGAAGCAGTTCAGGCTGTGCTCAGCGGCGCGAGGCATATCCCGTACCGGGTCGTATAG
- a CDS encoding SLC13 family permease, giving the protein MPWQAWFTLIIILVMIVALVREWARVDVTILLALSTLLLAGVVTPIEAFSGVAWEAVITIAALYVVAAGVHQTGLLTWIDRWLVQSGGTVTSLLFRVMTPAAVLSAFLNNTPVVAMLIPRMQAVARKTGISVSKLLMPLSFAAIAGGMITLIGTSTNIIASGLIREAGLQEFGLFEFAWIGLPAAVLTVAYLSLVGHRLMPDTTPGDRDKTDTLNYRFRLCVPPGSPLAGMSIQKANLRSLGDAYLVYIRRGQDTIGPVAPEEIIREADILTFIGRTDARERLLRETDFFAHPTKNKQDNQETDPPLFQAVISINSTLAGKTLKDVSFREKYEGVVLAIHRKDESIRGALGKVPLKPGDLLIIEAQKGFDRRWSQSEGDFYLVTQDIRKQQPIDERTGLVLAMLAILITLHIVGVLPLSAAAFTGALGMILIGFLRGTQLRQSVDIGVILTITGAFGIGHAVQTSGLATGLGHTIATILPGQHPLIALLFLYLGTMLVTEIITNSAAVVIMIPIALVTAVDIGMEPRAVALAVTIAASASFLSPIGYQTNLMVMGAGGYRFRDYFRAGLPVSIAVMAITLAAVYLKWLG; this is encoded by the coding sequence ATGCCCTGGCAAGCCTGGTTCACCCTTATAATCATTCTGGTTATGATCGTGGCCCTTGTGCGCGAATGGGCACGGGTGGATGTAACCATTCTGTTGGCGTTGAGCACCCTTCTCCTGGCCGGAGTAGTAACCCCTATTGAAGCTTTTTCGGGGGTTGCATGGGAAGCGGTCATTACCATTGCCGCCCTGTACGTGGTAGCCGCCGGCGTTCATCAAACAGGGCTGCTCACCTGGATAGATCGCTGGCTGGTGCAGTCCGGCGGCACAGTGACATCGCTTCTTTTCCGTGTTATGACGCCTGCCGCAGTGTTGTCCGCCTTTCTGAACAACACCCCGGTGGTCGCCATGCTCATACCTCGAATGCAGGCAGTGGCCCGAAAAACCGGCATATCGGTATCGAAGTTGTTGATGCCTCTCTCTTTCGCTGCGATTGCAGGAGGGATGATCACGCTTATCGGCACCTCGACGAACATCATTGCTTCAGGACTTATTCGCGAGGCCGGCCTGCAGGAATTCGGGCTGTTTGAATTTGCCTGGATAGGTCTGCCCGCGGCCGTCCTGACCGTGGCGTACCTGTCTCTTGTCGGGCATCGGCTAATGCCGGACACGACCCCCGGCGACCGGGACAAGACGGATACACTGAATTACCGGTTTCGCCTGTGCGTACCTCCCGGCTCACCCCTCGCGGGCATGTCGATCCAAAAAGCGAATCTCCGGTCACTGGGCGACGCCTACCTCGTATATATCCGGCGTGGTCAGGATACAATTGGCCCGGTCGCTCCGGAAGAGATCATCCGGGAAGCAGACATTCTCACGTTTATCGGGCGTACGGATGCCAGGGAGCGTCTGCTTCGCGAGACCGATTTTTTTGCACATCCCACCAAAAACAAGCAGGATAACCAGGAAACGGACCCCCCTCTGTTTCAAGCAGTGATTTCAATAAATTCGACCCTGGCCGGCAAAACGCTGAAGGACGTCAGCTTCCGGGAAAAATACGAGGGGGTTGTACTCGCCATCCATCGCAAGGACGAATCGATCCGTGGAGCGCTCGGCAAGGTTCCCCTCAAACCGGGCGACCTTCTTATCATCGAAGCTCAAAAGGGGTTTGACCGCCGCTGGAGCCAAAGCGAGGGCGATTTTTACCTTGTCACGCAAGATATTCGGAAGCAACAGCCGATAGATGAAAGAACAGGGCTGGTTCTGGCCATGCTGGCCATACTGATCACCTTGCATATCGTCGGTGTGCTCCCCCTCTCCGCAGCAGCCTTTACAGGTGCACTGGGCATGATTCTGATCGGTTTTTTGCGCGGCACCCAGTTGCGCCAATCCGTGGATATCGGCGTTATCCTGACGATTACAGGAGCTTTCGGTATCGGACACGCTGTCCAGACAAGTGGTCTGGCAACAGGACTGGGACACACCATCGCAACGATATTACCCGGCCAGCATCCTCTCATAGCGTTGCTGTTTCTGTACCTTGGCACCATGCTCGTCACAGAAATCATCACGAACAGCGCCGCGGTTGTTATCATGATTCCCATTGCCCTGGTGACAGCCGTCGATATCGGTATGGAACCGCGCGCCGTAGCTCTGGCGGTGACAATAGCGGCGTCGGCAAGCTTCCTTTCCCCGATCGGGTATCAAACGAATCTGATGGTGATGGGCGCTGGCGGATACCGGTTCAGGGATTATTTTCGGGCCGGGCTGCCCGTAAGCATCGCTGTCATGGCCATCACACTGGCCGCCGTGTATCTGAAGTGGCTCGGATAA